A part of Saccharomonospora amisosensis genomic DNA contains:
- a CDS encoding HEAT repeat domain-containing protein has protein sequence MAGRSSARILALLELADEAPTVEELAGYLADPDAEVRRTALSVLSEAAEDWAEASPVFAAALADPDAGVRDRAIDLLAELREVLIAGTEFADALRAATTQPDPAVRIAAIGSLWRHGLSTEAELTGLLNDSVEYVRAEAILGLVSLDALDAIDAAAADPSATVRLAVARAVAAVGDPRGVTTLITLSGDSDPLVRAAALNGMAATGCTEAAVAIAASALTDPAWQVRQGAAAALSAADPADAVGPLITAATDGNLDVRKAAVRALLPRIAGRPAVRAALEHARSDVDADVRAFARMGLTATDHDR, from the coding sequence ATGGCAGGCCGAAGCTCCGCACGCATCCTCGCCCTGCTCGAACTCGCGGACGAAGCTCCCACGGTGGAAGAACTGGCCGGCTACCTCGCCGATCCCGATGCCGAAGTTCGCCGCACCGCGTTGTCCGTGCTCAGTGAGGCCGCCGAGGACTGGGCCGAGGCCTCCCCGGTGTTCGCCGCGGCGCTGGCGGACCCCGACGCCGGAGTCCGGGATCGCGCGATCGACCTGCTCGCCGAACTGCGCGAGGTGCTGATCGCCGGGACGGAGTTCGCCGACGCCCTGCGTGCCGCCACGACCCAACCCGACCCCGCCGTGCGGATTGCCGCGATCGGATCCCTGTGGCGGCACGGGTTGAGCACGGAGGCGGAGCTGACCGGTCTGCTGAACGACTCGGTCGAGTACGTACGCGCCGAGGCGATTCTCGGGCTGGTATCGCTGGACGCGCTCGATGCCATCGACGCGGCGGCCGCCGATCCGAGCGCGACGGTGAGGCTCGCGGTCGCCCGCGCGGTCGCGGCCGTCGGGGACCCCCGTGGCGTCACCACGCTCATCACGCTGTCCGGGGACAGCGACCCACTGGTCCGGGCAGCCGCTCTGAACGGCATGGCCGCCACCGGCTGTACCGAAGCCGCCGTCGCCATCGCAGCCTCGGCACTGACCGACCCGGCATGGCAGGTTCGGCAGGGAGCCGCCGCCGCCCTGTCCGCCGCCGACCCTGCCGACGCGGTCGGTCCCCTCATCACCGCCGCCACCGACGGCAACCTCGACGTACGCAAGGCCGCGGTACGGGCACTGCTGCCCCGGATCGCGGGCAGGCCGGCCGTGCGCGCGGCACTCGAACACGCGCGGTCCGACGTGGACGCCGATGTTCGCGCGTTCGCCCGCATGGGGTTGACCGCGACCGACCACGACCGCTGA
- a CDS encoding fumarate reductase/succinate dehydrogenase flavoprotein subunit: MHIPPPRQRQELSCDVLVVGGGTAGTMAALTAAQHGATVLLLDKAHVRHSGALAMGMDGVNNAVVPGKATPQDYVADITVANDGIVNQRTIYQTATRGFDMVRRLEGYGVKFEKDEHGEYAVRKVHRSGSYVLPMPEGRDVKKVLYRKLRAREVRSKVTMLNRVMPVRVLTVAGRAVGAAGFDTRSGEFVTISAGAVVLSAGACGRLGLPASGYLYGTYENPTNAGDGYAMAYHAGAELSGIECFQINPLIKDYNGPACAYVANPFGGYQVNAEGNRFVDCDYWSGQMLAEVKRELDSARGPIYLKLSHLPDATISEIEGILHTTERPTRGTFHANRGTDYRDRDIEMHISEIGLCSGHSASGVWVDEHAATTVPGLYAAGDMACVPHNYMIGAFVYGDIAGEHASRYAATAERPALPEEQILSAHELIYRPLANPDGPPQPQVEYKLRRFVNDYLQPPKTERYLRLGIEAFERMHTDIAEMGARTPHELMRCAEVTFIRDCAEMAARASLERTESRWGLYHQRDDHPERDDAAWFCHLNLHKAGTGEMAFTRRPVEPYIVPVPGFTRPDGVPDDPTPVGDELAAAWR, encoded by the coding sequence GTGCACATTCCCCCGCCGCGGCAGCGCCAAGAGCTCAGTTGTGACGTCCTCGTCGTCGGCGGTGGCACCGCGGGCACGATGGCCGCGCTGACCGCCGCACAGCACGGCGCCACCGTACTGCTGCTGGACAAGGCCCACGTTCGCCACTCCGGTGCGCTGGCCATGGGCATGGACGGGGTGAACAACGCCGTGGTGCCGGGCAAGGCCACGCCGCAGGATTACGTCGCCGACATCACCGTGGCCAACGACGGCATCGTCAACCAGCGCACGATCTACCAGACCGCCACCCGTGGCTTCGACATGGTGCGCAGGCTCGAGGGCTACGGCGTGAAGTTCGAGAAGGACGAGCACGGCGAGTACGCCGTGCGCAAGGTCCATCGCTCGGGCAGCTACGTGCTGCCGATGCCAGAGGGCCGCGACGTGAAGAAGGTGCTGTACCGCAAGCTACGCGCGCGGGAGGTGCGCTCGAAGGTCACCATGCTGAACCGGGTCATGCCGGTGCGGGTGCTGACCGTGGCCGGTCGGGCCGTCGGAGCCGCCGGGTTCGACACGCGCTCCGGCGAGTTCGTCACCATCTCGGCGGGCGCGGTCGTGCTGTCCGCGGGTGCGTGCGGGAGGCTGGGTTTGCCTGCCAGCGGCTACCTCTACGGCACCTACGAGAACCCGACCAACGCCGGTGACGGGTACGCGATGGCCTACCACGCGGGCGCCGAGCTGTCCGGGATCGAGTGCTTCCAGATCAACCCACTGATCAAGGACTACAACGGTCCCGCGTGTGCCTACGTGGCCAACCCCTTCGGCGGGTACCAGGTCAATGCCGAGGGTAACCGGTTCGTCGACTGCGACTACTGGTCCGGGCAGATGCTGGCCGAGGTCAAGCGCGAGCTGGACAGCGCACGTGGGCCGATCTACCTGAAGCTCTCGCACCTTCCCGACGCCACGATCAGCGAGATCGAGGGCATCCTGCACACGACCGAGCGACCGACCCGAGGCACCTTCCACGCCAATCGCGGCACGGACTACCGCGACCGCGACATCGAGATGCACATCTCCGAGATCGGGCTGTGCAGCGGGCATTCCGCGTCCGGTGTCTGGGTGGACGAGCACGCCGCCACGACGGTGCCCGGCCTGTACGCGGCGGGCGACATGGCCTGCGTGCCGCACAACTACATGATCGGCGCTTTCGTCTACGGCGACATCGCGGGTGAGCACGCCAGCCGCTACGCCGCGACGGCCGAGCGCCCCGCGCTTCCGGAGGAGCAGATCCTCAGTGCGCACGAACTGATCTACCGCCCGCTGGCCAACCCCGACGGCCCGCCACAGCCGCAGGTGGAGTACAAGCTGCGCCGCTTCGTCAACGACTACCTGCAGCCGCCCAAGACCGAACGCTACCTCCGGCTCGGCATCGAGGCGTTCGAGCGAATGCACACCGACATCGCCGAGATGGGTGCGCGCACCCCGCACGAACTGATGCGCTGCGCGGAGGTCACCTTCATCCGTGACTGCGCCGAGATGGCCGCCCGCGCCTCGCTTGAGCGCACCGAGAGCCGATGGGGCCTGTACCACCAGCGCGACGACCACCCTGAGCGTGACGACGCGGCCTGGTTCTGCCACCTCAACCTGCACAAGGCCGGCACCGGCGAAATGGCGTTCACCCGCCGTCCTGTCGAGCCCTACATCGTCCCGGTCCCCGGGTTCACCAGGCCGGACGGGGTCCCCGACGACCCCACGCCCGTCGGCGACGAACTCGCCGCGGCATGGAGGTGA
- a CDS encoding ABC transporter permease, whose translation MTTTESPALPSASPLPTSDVTTVPRIQPIFRLIRTLHRFLPLLPIVVAVLVWHLLTSHDVVAWVRFDKLPSPAQVATSLLTQLESGLFYGHVLASLRRILAGFALAAVSGVLIGIAVGRSRKVAALLRPLVEVARPIPAIALVPIAILLFPTSEQGIVFITFFAAFFPVTVGTIHAMKTLPGVWTDAARTLGASRRQVLVHVVLPGAMPAIFSGLSVSMGVAWICVISAEMISGQFGVGYWTWMSYSLLDYAGVMTGMLTIGALGFGTSWLIERVGRKVNRWLPGEGTA comes from the coding sequence ATGACGACTACCGAGTCCCCAGCGTTGCCTTCGGCTTCCCCGCTGCCGACCTCCGACGTGACAACGGTTCCCCGCATCCAGCCGATATTCCGGCTGATCAGGACACTGCACCGGTTTCTGCCGCTGCTCCCGATCGTGGTGGCCGTACTTGTCTGGCACCTGCTCACCAGCCACGACGTGGTCGCTTGGGTCCGGTTCGACAAGCTGCCCTCACCGGCGCAGGTGGCCACGTCCCTGCTCACACAACTGGAGTCCGGCCTGTTCTACGGCCACGTGCTGGCGAGCCTGCGGCGCATCCTGGCGGGATTCGCCCTGGCGGCGGTGAGCGGAGTGCTGATCGGCATCGCCGTCGGCCGCTCGCGAAAGGTGGCCGCATTGCTGCGTCCCCTCGTCGAGGTGGCTCGGCCCATCCCCGCGATCGCACTCGTGCCGATCGCGATCCTGCTCTTCCCGACCAGCGAGCAGGGCATCGTGTTCATCACCTTCTTCGCCGCCTTCTTCCCAGTCACGGTCGGCACCATCCACGCGATGAAGACGTTGCCTGGCGTGTGGACGGATGCGGCGCGGACCCTAGGAGCCTCGCGCAGGCAGGTGCTCGTACACGTGGTACTGCCTGGGGCGATGCCCGCGATCTTCTCCGGACTGTCGGTCAGCATGGGCGTCGCCTGGATCTGCGTGATCAGCGCGGAGATGATCTCCGGCCAGTTCGGTGTCGGGTACTGGACCTGGATGTCGTACTCGCTGCTGGACTACGCCGGGGTGATGACCGGGATGCTCACCATCGGAGCGCTGGGTTTCGGCACCTCCTGGCTCATCGAGCGAGTCGGCAGGAAGGTCAATCGCTGGCTACCGGGGGAGGGTACGGCATGA
- a CDS encoding DMT family transporter has protein sequence MLAFAVAMAVTGAMFIAVGSALQERVAVRSWTLGGGQLRFFLRLVKQPRWLLGAAFAGAGVALHVVALSFGPVSIIQPSGTTGLLFAVITKAVLDRRRIRLPELAGSMAIVVGLGGLLLALPHTPKDPVLSLPPALLLTVVTLGLNAAAMAVSWLVVSGSAKAIALGLAAGVTFGVGSALVGVVGHRAVADPAAVLDWLTLAIVVLLSIGGIAQQHAYRMRRFALAFAMLEISDPVAASSVGVLVLGEPMPETALRTASMGLSAAVIVVGVVVLVRSYAAVNVAEKS, from the coding sequence GTGCTCGCCTTCGCCGTCGCCATGGCGGTCACCGGGGCCATGTTCATCGCCGTGGGATCGGCGTTGCAGGAGCGCGTGGCGGTGCGAAGCTGGACGCTGGGCGGCGGGCAGTTGCGGTTCTTCCTGCGCCTGGTCAAGCAGCCTCGATGGCTGCTTGGGGCCGCCTTCGCCGGCGCGGGAGTGGCGCTGCATGTCGTGGCGCTCAGCTTCGGGCCGGTCAGCATCATCCAACCCTCCGGCACGACTGGCCTGCTGTTCGCCGTGATCACCAAGGCGGTACTGGACCGCCGTCGTATCCGGCTACCCGAACTCGCCGGCTCCATGGCCATCGTGGTCGGACTGGGCGGGCTGCTGCTGGCTCTGCCGCACACCCCGAAAGATCCGGTGCTCAGCTTGCCCCCGGCCCTGCTGCTCACCGTCGTGACCCTGGGCCTGAACGCCGCGGCGATGGCCGTGTCGTGGCTCGTCGTCTCCGGCAGCGCCAAGGCCATCGCACTCGGCTTGGCCGCGGGAGTGACCTTCGGGGTCGGCTCCGCGCTGGTAGGAGTCGTCGGGCACCGGGCAGTGGCCGATCCGGCGGCGGTGCTCGACTGGCTGACCCTGGCGATCGTGGTGCTCCTCTCCATCGGGGGAATAGCGCAGCAACACGCGTACAGAATGCGACGGTTCGCGCTGGCGTTCGCCATGCTGGAGATCAGCGATCCTGTCGCCGCATCCTCCGTCGGTGTGCTGGTTCTGGGCGAACCCATGCCGGAGACGGCCCTCAGGACCGCGTCGATGGGCCTTTCGGCCGCGGTCATCGTCGTCGGTGTGGTGGTACTCGTCCGGTCGTACGCCGCTGTGAATGTCGCCGAGAAGAGCTGA
- a CDS encoding 4Fe-4S dicluster domain-containing protein, which produces MAQVNTRVDVPVTVDELKCIDGCTLCVDMCPLDSLAINPDTGKAYMHVDECWYCGPCAARCPVDAVTVNIPYLLR; this is translated from the coding sequence ATGGCTCAAGTGAACACCCGTGTCGACGTACCGGTGACGGTCGACGAACTCAAGTGCATCGACGGCTGCACCCTCTGCGTCGACATGTGCCCGCTCGACTCGCTGGCCATCAACCCCGACACCGGCAAGGCCTACATGCACGTCGACGAGTGCTGGTACTGCGGGCCCTGCGCGGCGCGCTGCCCGGTGGACGCCGTCACCGTCAACATCCCCTACCTGCTGCGCTGA
- a CDS encoding ABC transporter ATP-binding protein codes for MTPGVRPQLTGAPVRLRDVHIDYSDGPAARIDLDVEPGEVVMLLGPSGCGKSTILRALAGLLPITAGEVTVDGKPLAGPGARCAMVFQEDALLPWRTARRNVEFALALRGVRRAQRHVMAADLLEQVGLEAFSGHLPLRLSGGMRQRVQLARTLAAEPRVLLMDEPFGALDAQTRAEMQRLLVSVWERHRATILFVTHDVDEALLLADRIVLLTPRPARVSRIVEIPEPRRPGWQFQPDFARRRYEILAGLGHVSEDESVPLAERKGVTP; via the coding sequence ATGACCCCGGGCGTGCGGCCCCAGCTGACCGGGGCGCCGGTGCGGTTGCGTGATGTGCACATCGACTACTCCGACGGCCCGGCCGCCCGAATCGACCTCGACGTGGAGCCTGGGGAGGTGGTGATGCTGCTGGGGCCGTCCGGCTGCGGCAAATCCACGATCCTGCGGGCGCTGGCAGGTCTGCTACCGATCACTGCAGGCGAAGTCACCGTCGATGGCAAGCCCCTCGCCGGTCCCGGCGCGCGTTGCGCGATGGTGTTCCAGGAGGATGCCCTGCTGCCGTGGCGCACGGCGCGGCGCAACGTGGAATTCGCGCTGGCGCTGCGTGGTGTCCGGCGCGCGCAGCGGCACGTGATGGCCGCCGATCTGCTGGAACAGGTGGGCCTGGAGGCCTTCTCCGGGCACCTGCCGCTGCGGCTGTCCGGTGGTATGCGGCAACGGGTGCAACTCGCGCGCACGTTGGCGGCCGAACCCCGCGTGCTGCTGATGGACGAGCCGTTCGGCGCGCTGGACGCGCAGACCCGGGCCGAAATGCAGCGACTGCTGGTCTCGGTCTGGGAACGGCACCGAGCGACCATCCTTTTCGTCACGCACGACGTCGACGAGGCGCTGTTGCTGGCTGATCGGATCGTGCTGCTCACCCCACGCCCCGCGCGGGTCAGCCGCATCGTGGAGATCCCCGAACCGCGCCGCCCCGGCTGGCAGTTCCAACCCGACTTCGCCCGCCGCCGATACGAGATCCTCGCCGGCCTCGGTCACGTCTCGGAGGACGAGTCGGTGCCGCTAGCCGAGCGGAAGGGAGTCACCCCATGA
- a CDS encoding ABC transporter substrate-binding protein, producing the protein MKRLSRAGATVMAVLLTTTACATGAADSDTVVVAVGYQSKTINTVTAGTLMRELGLLEEKLAEAGADSGKKYEVTWHDFASGPPLTAEMIAGKVHIGSMGDYPLSVNGAKTANLGDVKTRWVSVTGYNLRGSLNQVVVPSSSNAKTIADLRGKVVSTSLGSTAHGNLVSALDSAGMAVEDVKLLGQDPPVGVTALESGQVAALAQFVPFPQRVIFSGEGRLLHDGNTGVPTFHGVVANERYAGEHPEVLRAFLRAQLEATEYLHENPLEAALKVAEATGLPPEVVYLYNGPNGAVTFDPTIKRELIDAVRTGLPFLKELGALEELDVDAFVDDKPLADVLGEEFDAMTASLANPATITGTDEVCDTEVGDPKTASEAWPREASSTTVAATATCLLRLVARGGTYRALYVPDTASGTRIFGQAATWVNDPDAAENARLLPFGTVADAEEYAEGKSGATVLDYPSALAAARDLGKE; encoded by the coding sequence ATGAAGCGACTCTCCCGAGCAGGCGCCACCGTCATGGCCGTGCTGCTGACCACCACGGCGTGTGCCACGGGCGCGGCGGACTCGGACACCGTCGTTGTGGCCGTCGGCTACCAGTCGAAGACCATCAACACTGTCACGGCGGGCACGCTCATGCGTGAACTCGGTTTGCTGGAGGAAAAGCTAGCCGAAGCGGGCGCGGACAGCGGCAAGAAGTACGAGGTCACCTGGCACGACTTCGCATCCGGCCCGCCGTTGACCGCCGAGATGATCGCGGGCAAGGTCCACATCGGTTCGATGGGCGACTATCCACTGTCGGTCAACGGCGCCAAGACGGCGAATCTCGGTGACGTCAAGACCCGGTGGGTCAGCGTCACCGGCTACAACCTGCGAGGCTCGCTGAACCAGGTCGTGGTGCCGAGCTCCTCGAACGCCAAGACCATCGCCGACCTTCGTGGCAAGGTGGTCTCGACCAGTCTCGGTTCCACGGCGCACGGCAACCTGGTGAGCGCGCTCGACAGCGCGGGCATGGCCGTGGAGGACGTCAAGCTGCTGGGACAGGACCCGCCGGTCGGCGTTACGGCACTGGAGTCCGGTCAGGTGGCGGCGCTTGCTCAGTTCGTGCCGTTCCCGCAACGTGTGATCTTCTCCGGCGAGGGGAGGCTGCTGCACGACGGCAACACCGGGGTACCCACCTTCCACGGCGTGGTGGCGAACGAGCGCTACGCCGGTGAGCATCCCGAGGTACTGCGGGCGTTCCTGCGGGCGCAACTGGAGGCCACCGAGTACCTGCACGAGAACCCACTGGAAGCTGCGTTGAAGGTCGCCGAGGCCACCGGCCTGCCACCGGAGGTGGTCTATCTCTACAACGGTCCGAACGGCGCGGTCACCTTCGATCCCACCATAAAGCGGGAACTGATCGACGCGGTGAGGACCGGGCTGCCGTTCTTGAAGGAACTGGGGGCGCTGGAGGAACTCGACGTCGACGCGTTCGTGGACGACAAGCCGCTGGCCGATGTGCTTGGCGAGGAGTTCGACGCGATGACGGCGTCACTGGCCAACCCCGCGACGATCACCGGTACCGACGAGGTCTGCGATACCGAGGTGGGCGACCCGAAGACCGCGTCCGAGGCGTGGCCGCGAGAGGCCTCCTCCACCACCGTGGCGGCCACCGCGACCTGCCTGCTGCGGCTCGTCGCACGAGGCGGGACCTACCGGGCGCTCTACGTGCCCGACACCGCCTCCGGTACGCGCATCTTCGGGCAAGCCGCGACCTGGGTCAACGACCCCGATGCGGCCGAGAACGCCCGACTGCTGCCGTTCGGCACCGTCGCCGACGCGGAGGAATACGCCGAGGGCAAGTCCGGTGCCACCGTGCTCGACTATCCGTCCGCGCTGGCCGCGGCCAGGGACCTGGGTAAGGAGTGA
- a CDS encoding GntR family transcriptional regulator, whose protein sequence is MTEHRATRTLAGRRRAPARRIRDVLRARILAGVYGAEPLPSESQLAADFNASRNIVREVLTLLRGEGLVDRIPGSGTFVVSEKVVHGLDRLRGLAESFDSGGDRLVNRVLWAERVPATAIVAERLGLRPGEEVVALERVRSLDGEPLSLDASYLPADIGGPLLELDLVRNDVFCLIERELGLPLGAASVRIEAVAADVVVADLLDVADGSPLLFVERLTHSHAGRPVDLEFLRYRGDRLSLSGVLARSPHPCPLHP, encoded by the coding sequence ATGACCGAACACCGCGCCACCCGGACGCTCGCAGGCCGCCGCCGCGCGCCGGCGCGTCGGATCCGAGATGTGTTGCGGGCCCGCATTCTCGCGGGTGTCTACGGGGCCGAGCCGCTACCGTCGGAGTCGCAGCTGGCCGCCGACTTCAACGCGAGCCGAAACATCGTGCGCGAGGTCCTCACGCTGCTGCGTGGTGAAGGACTGGTTGACCGGATTCCCGGCTCGGGCACCTTCGTCGTGTCGGAGAAGGTCGTGCATGGTCTCGACCGGCTGCGGGGCCTAGCGGAGAGCTTCGACAGCGGCGGCGACCGCCTTGTCAACCGGGTGCTGTGGGCCGAGCGAGTACCCGCAACGGCGATCGTCGCGGAACGGCTCGGGCTGCGACCGGGTGAAGAGGTCGTCGCGTTGGAGCGGGTCCGTTCCCTCGACGGCGAACCGCTTTCACTCGACGCGAGCTACCTACCAGCCGACATCGGCGGCCCGCTGCTGGAACTCGACCTGGTCCGCAACGACGTCTTCTGCCTGATCGAACGCGAACTCGGGTTGCCGCTGGGAGCAGCCAGCGTGCGGATCGAGGCGGTCGCGGCCGACGTGGTGGTCGCCGACCTGCTCGACGTCGCCGACGGGTCACCGTTGCTGTTCGTGGAACGACTCACCCACTCCCACGCGGGCAGGCCCGTCGACCTGGAGTTCCTGCGCTACCGCGGCGACCGGCTCTCACTGTCCGGCGTGCTGGCTCGCAGCCCGCATCCCTGTCCGCTCCACCCCTAG
- a CDS encoding FAD-dependent oxidoreductase, whose product MTSHRLRVAVVGSGPAGVYATDALLKSTAAVETDLSIDLFERLPAPYGLIRYGVAPDHPRIKGAVSALARVLARPRVRLFGNVTYGTDLNLDDLRGLYHAVIFATGANQDRRLRIPGIDLAGSHGAAEFVAWYDGHPDAPRTWPLRAEQVAVVGAGNVALDVARILAKTADELLPTDIPPNVYSGLRANRATDIHVFGRRGPAQAKFTPLELRELDHSPTVEVVVDPEGIRYDDASVRARRQSKQVDLVAATLEDWAIRDTGSRPHRIHLHFFEEPTELLGENGHVVGLRTQRTELCGDGKVRGTGRFRDWDVQAVYRAVGYLSEPVAKLPFDDESGTVPNEAGRVLGVDGAPLPATYVTGWVKRGPVGLIGHTKGDANETVACLLDDHASGRLPTPAAAEPEAILALLAAKGADYTTWAGWQRLDAHERDLGKAQGRERIKVVDRAAMTRISSEPVRASD is encoded by the coding sequence ATGACCTCACATCGGTTGCGCGTCGCCGTCGTCGGTTCCGGTCCCGCGGGGGTGTACGCGACCGACGCGCTGCTGAAGTCGACAGCCGCCGTCGAGACGGACCTCAGCATCGACCTGTTCGAACGGTTGCCCGCACCGTACGGCCTGATCCGGTACGGGGTGGCGCCCGACCATCCTCGGATCAAGGGCGCGGTGAGTGCCCTTGCCCGGGTGCTCGCCCGGCCCAGGGTGCGGCTGTTCGGCAACGTCACCTACGGAACGGACCTGAACCTGGACGACCTGCGCGGGCTGTACCACGCGGTGATCTTCGCGACCGGCGCGAACCAGGACCGGCGGCTGCGGATACCCGGCATCGATCTCGCGGGCAGCCACGGGGCGGCGGAGTTCGTCGCCTGGTACGACGGGCATCCCGACGCGCCTCGCACGTGGCCGCTGCGTGCCGAGCAGGTGGCCGTCGTCGGTGCCGGGAACGTGGCGCTGGATGTGGCTCGAATACTGGCGAAGACAGCCGACGAGTTGCTGCCCACCGACATCCCGCCCAACGTCTACTCCGGGCTGCGTGCCAATCGTGCGACCGATATCCACGTCTTCGGCCGCCGCGGCCCGGCGCAGGCCAAGTTCACCCCGCTGGAGCTGCGCGAACTCGACCACTCGCCGACGGTGGAGGTAGTCGTCGATCCCGAGGGCATCCGGTACGACGACGCCTCGGTGCGGGCACGTCGGCAAAGCAAGCAGGTCGACCTGGTCGCCGCCACGCTCGAGGACTGGGCGATCCGTGATACCGGCTCCCGGCCCCACCGCATTCACCTGCACTTCTTCGAGGAACCCACGGAGCTGCTCGGGGAGAACGGTCACGTGGTGGGGCTGCGAACGCAACGCACCGAACTCTGTGGCGATGGCAAGGTTCGTGGGACCGGGCGATTCCGCGACTGGGACGTGCAGGCGGTGTACCGCGCCGTGGGATACCTCAGCGAGCCGGTGGCGAAGCTGCCCTTCGACGACGAGTCGGGAACCGTTCCCAATGAGGCGGGCCGGGTGCTGGGCGTGGACGGTGCGCCGCTGCCCGCCACCTACGTCACCGGCTGGGTCAAGCGCGGCCCGGTCGGGCTGATCGGGCACACCAAGGGCGATGCGAACGAAACCGTCGCCTGCCTGCTCGACGACCATGCCAGCGGTCGGCTGCCGACCCCGGCCGCCGCGGAACCGGAGGCGATTCTCGCGTTGCTCGCGGCGAAGGGCGCGGACTACACGACCTGGGCGGGCTGGCAGCGGCTCGACGCCCACGAGCGCGACCTCGGGAAGGCGCAGGGCCGGGAGCGGATCAAGGTCGTCGACCGCGCGGCTATGACGCGGATTTCCTCCGAGCCCGTGCGCGCCAGCGACTGA